Proteins encoded within one genomic window of Macrobrachium nipponense isolate FS-2020 chromosome 8, ASM1510439v2, whole genome shotgun sequence:
- the LOC135223081 gene encoding piggyBac transposable element-derived protein 3-like → MVAYKGTRAGNLRQYVAKKPDKWGFKLFYRSSVDGFVHDILMYQGETTFVSHHTMLSEEDKAMSVTSKFVVALVNTIKDPSNSAVYADNYLTSIGLAKYLRSRYGCRYVGTASENRVGYPPLTSVKEMNKKATQRGTLDYVSSDGILVARWKDNSVVTILSSDVGVEPMGTVERYDRAAKKKVPIPFPSVIQMYNNRMGGIDKSDMLTHLYRTPFKAEVLHEALCLPP, encoded by the coding sequence ATGGTAGCCTATAAGGGCACAAGGGCTGGTAACCTTCGCCAGTATGTCGCAAAGAAGCCTGACAAGTGGGGCTTCAAGTTGTTCTACCGCTCCAGTGTGGATGGGTTTGTGCATGATATTCTCATGTACCAAGGGGAGACAACCTTTGTGAGCCACCATACTATGCTATCTGAGGAGGATAAAGCCATGTCCGTAACTTCCAAGTTTGTTGTCGCCTTAGTGAATACCATCAAGGACCCCAGTAACTCAGCAGTGTATGCAGACAACTACTTGACAAGTATAGGGTTGGCCAAGTACCTGAGATCACGGTATGGATGCCGGTATGTGGGCACTGCCAGTGAAAACCGAGTTGGTtatcctcccctgacgtctgtGAAGGAGATGAACAAGAAAGCGACACAAAGGGGGACACTGGACTATGTCTCTTCTGATGGCATCCTTGTTGCAAGATGGAAGGACAATAGCGTTGTGACAATCTTGTCCTCTGATGTTGGTGTGGAGCCCATGGGAACAGTGGAGCGGTACGACAGGGCAGCCAAGAAGAAGGTTCCCATTCCTTTCCCATCTGTCATCCAGATGTACAACAACCGCATGGGGGGCATTGACAAGAGTGACATGTTGACACACCTGTACAGGACCCCCTTCAAAGCAGAGGTGCTACATGAGGCTCTTTGCTTACCTCCTTGA